The sequence GTTAAATTTAGCTTAGCATCATccagataaaaagaaaatatatcaTACAGAGCATCCCAGCTAttggcaaaacaaaatgaatgtttttgaaaagcGCTCACTGGCTCACAGGGAAAACCAATTTAAATGACAAGCTGCTCcctgctgattggctggaggATTTGCTCCAGGTAAGAGCGAGCAGTCCTCTCATTGGCTTTACGGAAGGGACAGCTtaagctgtgattggctgctcaGGGCGAGGGACATTTGACGCATGAGGTCCAAATCTCAGTCTACAGTGTGAGAGTTAGCTGGTGGGGGTGGTGGATCAGTCAGGAAGGCGGTCGCAAAAACAGGGTGGGGATGGTGTGGAGGAGGGGCGGCTATTTCACATGCAGCCCCTGGCCCGTCTACCCGGCGATCTCTGTTGCTGTGGTAACGAGCTTGCTGCCGTCCCAGACGGTCTTGAACTGCTCAGGAACGGGGATCTCCGTCTGCAAGAGGAGCGTAAGAAAGAGGGAAGCCATGATGTAACGTACCCGTCATATGCTGGTGATGCAGGACCAGTCGGCAAACAttctatattttcattttgtttgtggcTCTAGGACTCCACTGAGGATGTAAATCTATGATAACGGCTCACAAATAGTTttagataaacaaacaaaaaaaagggttAATTTACTAAAACACAAGGACATGGCTGTTTTCAGTAAAGGTTCCTCTGACAAAAGGAAATGATGCCTTTCTTACGTCTTTTCATGGGAGTCTTCTGATCCTGAAAAGATACTCACAAATTCTCCGTCTTTGTTGGGTACCAGAACGTTCATCTCTGAGCTCTTGGCGCTGATGATCTCACAGCTCAGGGAGTCCTTGCTCAAGTAGACATGGCAACCGTCCGTCTTGTTGATGGAGATAGTGGGGACTCTGCCCATGACCTGGAGATAAAAAGGCGACAAAATGAACATGTATATACTGTGCATGAGATGGCTGCTGGTTAGCGCCGAGCGGCTTGCCTTGTATAACTACATGAATATAAAGCCGGCTGTTGATATTCAGAGGAGTGGTGAGACAGCAGAAACCACTGAGTGATATGAAATCCAACAAAGCCAGGAGGTGTCTGGCAAAAGTCTGCTGAGCCACATGCGGGTCCTGGTGCCCGTAACAGTTTTGTTATCACACTGCATCTCTTACACACCTGGATCCGGACATCCCTGCAGTTGATGATCTCTATGATGCCCACGACATCATCAAACACCAGGCCCATTTTCTTACAGTTGTCTGATGGagaggaacaaacacacatttagaggacagacacacacacgtgttgaTCTTAACAGGTGTTGATAAACACGACCAGGTTTTCCATTGGTAATCAACATTAATGAATTATTACTTTAGTTattctttgtcttgtttctctttGGGGGAAATTTTATTGGACGTGTGCTCGGTGTCAGTATCGGTGAATTATGACCGATACTACTGGACACCAGGGGGTGATCAAGATgctctggcttcacttttgggaagCTCTCACATCGTCTCCCATCTTCATACACAGTCACTGGCCACAGCCTGCTCAAACCACTGACAGCTTTGAGAGCAAAACACAActaacttcctgttttcacaaCACAGGGATGCACCTGTCATGCCTTCACCTCACACAGTACCTGTTAACCTCACAGGCCTCCCCTTCAAGTCTCAGACCGAGTGAGTTTCACCCCCTCCAAACATCCGACACATAGCTTTGTTCTTACCTAGAGTGATGGAGTTGATTTTGCCCTTGACCTGCAGGGTGCTCTTGTTACACTTGAAAGCATAAACCActtgtttcagctcagtgtcGCTGATCACCAGGTCCTGCACTCCCTCCTGGTTCTCCTGCAGAGggcaagagggaaaaaaatgtgtgaagaaaATACACCTAAATGATTCATTTGACAATATGAGACTAAAGCAGGACAAAACAGAGTTACTATAAAAggctaataaaaaaaaccccaaaacaaaacaaaaaaatttggCAACTTTACAAAATACTATTCCGGTTCCATGGCTCATTGTGGTTGTCTGAGAGCCTTCTGCATAAACAAATCACTTCAAGCGAAAGCACAGGAACAACAGCTCTACTGTAGTTAATCTGGcctgtcctttttttccccaacaggGAAACTAACCACAAGTTAAAATAAACTCAGCTCAGGCTAAGAGTtttagtgagagtgaaccaacAACTCACCACTTTCCACTTCTTCCCTTCCAGCTCCAACACGGGGGGCTGCGTGCGGCTCGGGGCGGCAGTCGCGGCAGGTCGGGGAGTCGGGGAACAGAAAGGTTTTGGTCCGGTGCGTACCGGAGCAGCCTGACCCCTCAGTGTGGGATTCTTGTGGGTCTTCTGGTCATCACTGACATGCTTTAGGCCTGGAGAGGTCAAGGAAGTACAATTTAAAGTATTTGTACGTTAAAAGTTTTgtacttttaacttttaactcaGTTACAATTTTTGACTCGTGGTTAAAATTAGCGCCACCATGACCAGccatattaaaataaacagtgaaatagTAATCAAAAGACAGGggacatttttctgctttcaatTTTGGTACTTCGAGTACATTTTGTGATTAAAACTTTACTGAGGTAAAAGTATAAAAGTGATCAGCGGCTCCGGTCACTGAGACAGCCTACCCTTGGTGATGTCGGCTCCCTTGTTGATGGAGGCGAACAAAGCGTTACGGTCGTCAGCACCTGCATCGCCGCCGCCGCCAGAGGGTCCGCCGATGTccatgggaggaggaggaggaccggggggaggtgggggaggacATCCACCAGCAGGAGCACTTGGGGGAGCCGCGGAGGCTGAAGCTATGGGACCCTGAAGTGGACAGAGCATTAGAAACGTTGAAGCCATCTAATGTCACAGCATGTGATTCAGCTGACACGTTTTAACATTGATGCTTAGAAAAAAGTAATTGACAGATAATCAGATATCAGTGATTTCACTGAGGGTAATAACACCAAACTACTCAGACCATAAAAGCAAGAACAAGGACCgtatttatttttgctcttcAGGGTTACCCTTTTACTTCACTGTGAGTACATGCGAGTCGTTTGATAAATATGGTTTGTCCCGAATACTGCTTGTGGGGGCTTTTAAGCCTCAGTGAGAATTACCTGTGAAGATTCAAAGAGGGACGATGGACAATGTAAGCCATCAAATTCATGGTCATtcgggacacctgaccatcacatcAACcgggactttaatgacatctcattctaaatacacagacagctttgcagctataactgcttccactcctctgggaaggctttccagtcaagttcttccacaccaaactcatccaaccatgtctttatggagctttgctttgtgcactggggcacagtcatgctggaatagaaaagggccttcaacaaactgttgccacaaagttggaagcatagcattgtccaaaatgtcttggtatgctgaagtaaaGGGGctgagtccaacccctgaagaacagccccataaaaaggtgtgtctggatacttttgtctacataggGAACTTTGCTATTACTGTTATGAGACTAATGTGAGATAAGGACAGGAGGGGAGACCATTCCTGCCTCCAAGGTCTCTAAAGTCAATTGAACAAGCGAGCGTGGAGCACAGAGGGTTCTTAAGTGTAATTGTTTTGTTGAGACTCACACTCTTGCTCCAGGTCAGTCCGGTGGTGTGGTGCTGTTTGATGTAGTTTTGCAGCTCAGTCCAGATGGAGACGTAGGCCTTCACCCAGTCCACATGTGTCTTGTCcctgacaggaagagacagcaACAGGGTTGTCTGCTGATTGTCTTTTCTCATTCAAACCTTGACTTTTGTCTTAGTTATgcttctttttgctttgctaTAGCAGTTTATTGCTCttttttcacaggaaaacacGCAGTGCATGAGTCCgtccacacacaccaacagaaCCAGAAATATACTTATTGAAATAcaacatgtcacattttctaACCCGCATTGACCACTGATCTCACACTGTGTGAACTGACTGTTGTGAGCCTTCCATTTATATACAGCTTTACTGTAATGCAACTGATGAGCACAAACAGGCCGATCTAAGCTGGATAACTTTTACCTTCTAACTTGACTGCGACTCAGCAAGTCCACtcatacaaaacacagaggGTTTGATTTTAGACCTAAATGCAGGAAGCACCAGCATGAGTCAGCGTGTCGCGTGGCAGCGCTGACTCAGTAAAACCGTACTTAAAAAGAGCCTGGAGGAAGCAGAGATGGAAGACAGATGGGTTGAGCAAACTGCTCAGCTGCATATGAAATATAACTGGACTCTTTAAGTTATCCAGAATTATGACAATTCAATAACAAATGATGCAAAAGGAAGCCTGCAAGATTTTTGTGTCACATCTAAAAATCGGCGTGTCTCCGCTGTGGACAAAGTAGGAACTGCAATACACTCAGGCTTCACTTACTTTTCCTTGTAATCCTTGAGCACACGGTTGGTGTAGAACATGGCGGCGTCCTGCATCTCTTTCACGTAGGGACACGGCTTAGGAGcctgggacacacacaaaaaaaaaagctcaacaCAACTGCATCCATGCCTAAACCAACATTAAATCAATAGTTTGACACTTTAAGAAGtgcacatttttgcttttttgcagaCAGGGAGGCAACGAGTTTAGCTTAGAATTAACAAAATAGACTGGACACTGGGGGATACAAAGCTCGTCTGGTTCTcttcaaagtttaaaaattaaGTTCACCAATTAAAAAGGAactagtttgacattttgggagcTATGCTGCAATACCAAACTCACGTCTAtgcactaaatatgaagctagagcCAAAAGACAGTTAGCTCAACATATAGACTGGAAGCGGGGGGTGAAAACAGCCAGTATGGCTCTGTTCAACACTTCAGTTTATATCTgaattaaacataaatacaggACATAATATACAGTTGGCTAAATCCGCGTAAGAGGAGCTGCTTTCCAGTATTTGTGCACAGCCAAGCCGCTGCTGGCTGTAGATTAATATTTAGCCAAGAAACATGAGTGTGGCATTAACCCTCTCATCTACCTGATtatgcattttgaaaaatgttcctttaaactgcttacaacagcagaaaacagggGGTAAAAGTAATAAATTCAGGTCACATGCTGTGTTTATAATGAGATCTTCACGATACTGCGTATAAAGAATGAATGTATCCTTTATGTGCATATGAAAACCCGATGAATTATTCATAGAGATCAAAACAAAGAGTTAATCATCTAAACTGTAACAGTGGAGCTCTGTTGGTGCTGTCAGCCAAGAAACTGCTGCTCACCAGTCAGCGATGACAGAATCAAAAGCGAGGCTTGTTTCCGGCCATTACACACTCATTTATCTGCccccacacgcacacaaacacggGGCTACTCTGGTACAACACAAGCCAAGAGCCAAAAATCTTCCAGCCTCACCATGGCGACCCATCCGAGGGCGGGCACGCTCTCGCTCACGGCAGACAGGTGGTTGAAAAGCGGCGAGCTGCGGTTCTGCTCGCGAAACGCCTGCACCTGCTGGATCGCTTTGGACAC comes from Scatophagus argus isolate fScaArg1 chromosome 17, fScaArg1.pri, whole genome shotgun sequence and encodes:
- the cap1 gene encoding adenylyl cyclase-associated protein 1, with product MAELASLVQRLEVAVNRLESMSGPGGSAGDSAGGAVSAYVEAFDVIVSGPVAQYLSLSQKIGGDVQKHAEMMKQAITSQRQLLIKASSCQKPSDAVLTSLLQPVSKAIQQVQAFREQNRSSPLFNHLSAVSESVPALGWVAMAPKPCPYVKEMQDAAMFYTNRVLKDYKEKDKTHVDWVKAYVSIWTELQNYIKQHHTTGLTWSKSGPIASASAAPPSAPAGGCPPPPPPGPPPPPMDIGGPSGGGGDAGADDRNALFASINKGADITKGLKHVSDDQKTHKNPTLRGQAAPVRTGPKPFCSPTPRPAATAAPSRTQPPVLELEGKKWKVENQEGVQDLVISDTELKQVVYAFKCNKSTLQVKGKINSITLDNCKKMGLVFDDVVGIIEIINCRDVRIQVMGRVPTISINKTDGCHVYLSKDSLSCEIISAKSSEMNVLVPNKDGEFTEIPVPEQFKTVWDGSKLVTTATEIAG